The Anastrepha ludens isolate Willacy chromosome X, idAnaLude1.1, whole genome shotgun sequence genome includes a window with the following:
- the LOC128870497 gene encoding uncharacterized protein LOC128870497: MHVGTGNKQKQGKKNHLKFYDISNIPNCDLDQVFVTLEGYVCRLYDMTAIEDIHVARVVTFTKAYGTHEDSNPLNLERRIVGSLFPSCKTELKPHCLRAAYIAQLWSQARNPVPAELLPTEYGWEESNDKYFFKWLIGDQLPPTITSISNLDMSLLTMSKLKKMVFVT; encoded by the exons ATGCACGTTGGGACCGGCAACAAACAGAAGCAGGGGAAAAAGAACCATTTAAAGTTCTACGACATTTCGAACATTCCAAATTGTGATCTTGATCAAGTCTTTGTAACACTGGAAGGGTATGTTTGCCGATTATATGATATGACAGCAATTGAAGATATCCATGTTGCTCGTGTCGTAACATTCACGAAAGCATACGGTACGCATGAGGACTCGAACCCGCTAAATCTCGAAAGAAGGATTGTTGGCTCATTGTTCCCGTCCTGTAAAACGGAGCTAAAACCACATTGTCTACGTGCGGCATACATCGCCCAACTTTGGAGCCAAGCTCGTAATCCCGTGCCAGCTGAATTATTACCTACCGAGTATGGATGGGAAGAAAGCAATgacaaatatttcttcaaatggCTTATAGGCGATCAATTGCCACCGACCATCACTAGCATCTCTAATCTCGACATGAGCCTTCTG ACGATGTCGAAACTGAAGAAGATGGTGTTTGTAACATAA